GGGCGATGAGGCATTTGCGTCCGAAGAATTCGGTTTCGGCGCGGGTGTTGAGGGTGGTGTCGTCGATGCCGGGACCTTCGGGGGCGAGTCCGTAGAGATTTTTGATATGGGCGGGTTCGCGGCTGATGTCGAGGGCGTCGGTGGCGCTGAGCTGCATGGCGGCGGCGAGTTCGTAGGAACGGACGCGGGCGTTGAGTCGGTCGTCGCCGGGACGGTCATCGGCGTGTTGTTGGTTGAGGCGGGAGAGGAGGTTGAGTCCGGCGATGTCGTTGGCGGGATTGATGAAGGTGCTTTTCGGTGGGTGGAGGTCGGCGATGGGTTCGGATTTGCCGGGGCGGATGACGGTGCCTTGATGTTGGGCGGGAAGGAAGGCGTTGGCCCAGTTTTTGGAGCCGTTGGAGGCGAGGCCGCGGTGGTCGGGGAGAACGACGAAGGAGGGGAGGTTGGCGCGTTCGCTGCCGAGGGCGTAGCTGACCCATGAGCCGGCGCTGGGGAAGCCGGGGAGGTTGAAGCCGGTGGTTTGCAGGAGGGTGCCCTGGCTGTGGACGCCGGTTTTGGCAGTGAGGTTGTGGACGAAGGCGATGTCATCGACGACGCTGCCGAGCGGGGCGACGATGTCGCTGAGGTGTTTGCCGCTGTGTCCGTAGGGTCGGAAGGCCCAAGGGCTGGCGAGGGTGGCACCGGGGGTGCTTTGGAAGAGTTCGACGGCTTCGCCAGGGTCCCAGGGCTGGCCGTGTTTTTGGTTGAGGAGCGGTTTGTGATCGAAGGTGTCGACGTGGCTGGCGGCACCGGCCATGAAGAGTTGGACGACGCGGGTGGCGCGTGGGGGGTGATGGAGGATGCGGCTGTTGGTGGGAGGGGTGTTGGCGAGGAGATTGTCGGATTGGAGGAGGTCGGCAAGGGCGAGGCCGCCGAAGGTGCTGGTGAGGGAGGCGAGCAGGGATCGACGGGAGAGGGCGGTGGGATCTTTTTTAGTCGACATAGATGAAAGCGTTGAGGTTGTAGAGGACGCGGGCGAGGCTGGCGGGGCCGTGTTGATCGAGGTGGTCGGTGAGGGCGGTAAGTTCGTGGGGGTCGGGCGGGCGGCCGAGGGTGAGCTGGGTGGCGAGGTGGATTTTTTCGTGAGGGGTGGGCGCTTCGTTGGTGAGGCGGGTGGCGAGGTGGCGGGACATGGTTTCGACGAAGCGGTTGTTCCATTGGGCGAGGGCCTGGAGGGCGGTGGTGGATTCGTCGCGCATGGGGATGCTGAGGGAGGGGTCGGCGCAGTCGAGAACGGTGAGGAGCGGTTGGGGTTGGGAGCGGACGATCATGCGGTAGATGCTGCGGCGATGGGCGAGGGGGTTTTCGGGATCATGCTGATCGTATTGGTAGTGGGGCGAGTGCTGGGGTTTGTCGATGACGAAGTCCTGGAAGCCGGGGCCGTGGCGTTGGTCGAGTTGGATGAGGTCGGTGGTGGTGAGCAGGGTGTCGCGGAATTCTTCGGCGGTGAGGCGGCGACGGTTGGCGCGCCAGAGGTGGGTGTTGGTGGCGTCGATGGTGGCGTTGTGGGGATGATGGGTGCTGGAGCGTCGGTAGGCCTGGCTGGTGAAGAGCAGGCGGATGATGTTTTTGAGGGAGTGTTGGGGGTCGTTGCGGAGGCGGATGGCGAGGTGGTCGAGAAGGGCGGGGTGACTGGGTTGAAGGCCCATGCGGCCGAAGTCGTTGGGGGTGGAAACAAGGGGTTGGGAGAAGGTCC
This is a stretch of genomic DNA from Phragmitibacter flavus. It encodes these proteins:
- a CDS encoding DUF1501 domain-containing protein, which encodes MSTKKDPTALSRRSLLASLTSTFGGLALADLLQSDNLLANTPPTNSRILHHPPRATRVVQLFMAGAASHVDTFDHKPLLNQKHGQPWDPGEAVELFQSTPGATLASPWAFRPYGHSGKHLSDIVAPLGSVVDDIAFVHNLTAKTGVHSQGTLLQTTGFNLPGFPSAGSWVSYALGSERANLPSFVVLPDHRGLASNGSKNWANAFLPAQHQGTVIRPGKSEPIADLHPPKSTFINPANDIAGLNLLSRLNQQHADDRPGDDRLNARVRSYELAAAMQLSATDALDISREPAHIKNLYGLAPEGPGIDDTTLNTRAETEFFGRKCLIARRLLERGVKFVQVWSGNDNGFPRRNWDSHENIQRDHAPLALGMSHGAAALIKDLKQRGMLDDTIILWTTEFGRMPCSQGSEGRDHNPFVFTNWLCGGGIKGGTYGHSDEWGFKPQDRNHTTTVYDIHATILHALGIDHEKLTIRHNSIDRRLTDVHGHVLNPLLA